The DNA region TTGTGTTGTAAGAGGTTTTGGAACATTAGGccctatttggattttttttttcctcactcaattttcgtcactcGTCACTCATCATTTATCACTCAccacttaaaataccccaattttCCAACCCCACCCGTTTGGCACACTTCACTCAACTtctcatcactcaatttttctACATTTTTGTGGGACCAATGCCTGAGCACAATGTCAGGCCACGGTTAGCCTACCCGCGTTACATATTAGAACGGAGCATTTCACTTTATTTTCCCCCTTCAGCCCACCTATTCTCCTAGAACCCTCAACAAACCCAATGAAGCTGTCGACACAATCATCATCGTCTAGCTCAGCTGCTACTTCGTCTTTATCTTCATCTTCTACGGCTTCTTTTTCTACAGCTTGGTCTCTGTTTGCTCTAATGGTGAGCTCGAAGCCGCCGGCACGGTGAGGAAAAGACGAGATCTGTGGGTTTTTGGGTTCTTCTTCtacggcttcttcttcttcttcttttggtttgtgggttttttttttttttttttttttcaaatctgtaTCCCTAAACCCAgtaaaaatcatgtttttatattgattatggattttgatgttaaatttTGAGTTGATCTTGAACTTCACATTTtagtgggttttgtttgtttctattTGGTGGATTTGTGTGGATGAACATGTTTgggggtttgtgtttgtgtgttagTGTGTTAGAGAAAAGATTGTgagaagtgaagaaagaaagaaagaaaaagaagaaaaaaaaaaaaaaaagtgaagctCGGCGGAGAGCTTTGCTTCAGTAATTGGTGTGCTATGGGTTTGGGAGAAGGAAAAGGGAGAGTGAGATGGAAGGAGTGAAGCTAGGTAGTTGGGAAAGTAATACAAAAGTGCCATTGGGAGCTTCAGGTGCTGTGCAGTGATGTAAGTGGTCTGCGATGATGTAAACTACACACTGTTGTGGGACCCAACTCTTGTCCAAAATTACGCCAATGCCACTGAGTTAACATAACTCATCACTTGAAAACAACTCACGGGAGTTTCCGAATTTGTTaactcaaaatccaaaaaactcaGTTTTGTTAACTGAGTTATCACCCATGAAAATCAGCCAAACAAACATTATACATGTGGGGCCCACGATTTTTGGGTTATGAGTTAacaaaactcaattttgttaaCTGAGTTTTGCAAAATCCAAACAGCACCTTAGTATCTATAGGCGAAACAATTATGGGCAGTAAATAGGGTGTTGGAGTTGGTGTTGGGGGTAGTATAGGCAGTAAAAAGGGTGTTAGAGTTGGTGCAGGTGGTAGTATAGATAGTGAAGAGGGTGTTGGAGTTGATATTGGGGGTTTTGTAGGCTGCAAAGAGGGTGGTAATACAAGCGGTGCATCTCCTAAACAAGTTTTGAAGTCATGAAAGAGAAGCAAAACAAGTTTTGAAGTCATGAAAGAGAAGCAGTAGAAGAATAGAAATGAAACATAGTTTACACATTCTTGCCATGATAGTAACAAAACATAGATATTAATAGgaaaagttgagagaaaatctaattagaattctttcaaattagaattctattagagtctaattttgtgtcacgtgtcctatttaatctaaattttaaatttttgtgtcaagtggaTTAATTCAGTgcaaaaattggatttcaattaaagttaaattttaTGCCATGTGTCCTATCCAATctgactttttttaaaaaaaaaaaaattgtgccaaatgagttaatttagtgtagaaaatgagaagttcaatataaataaaccataaaaaacctaatcatataactaaaaacaattcaaatttataagtcatttaaGTAATATACCATGAGGTCCATGACTATGTACGGTTCATTACTAATTaagttatatgtatatatataaaccaaagtttagagaaaattcaattaaaagcaaaattggattttgtttttattagatttccataaaaattaaattgtctagatttttgctgttattttttctttgaaataatgagcatattttttatacaatttctaTTAAGATCTTCTGTATGCGAAGATATTGAACATAACAAATTGTAATTGGGCTAAACGATCATATGCACCCACcccattcaatttaggagatactatttgaccaatttattattttattttgtattgtatttagtagaatttcatagacaatcattttaaattgatattgtatatgtagtatccaacagtgattttcaaaataatatacgTAGTAAcaatgtaatgagaaacttggtataaccaatatcatgaaaattgtaaggaaaaactattttagtacaTCCAAATGTCATGGTCAAACTATgtcctatatgtttaataacttAAGTTAACATCAATAGCACCACTACAATTCATCATTCTCATGTGTAAGCACGGGTTACatactagtgtgtgtgtgtgtgtgtgtgtgtatatatattaataggtaaaactgagagaaaatccaattggAATTCAAGTGTTCCATCTAATTTTGCGCTACGTgttccatctaatctaagttttaaatttttgtaccaagtgagttaattcaatgtaaaaattggattttcgCTAGAGTTTAATCTTGTGTCACTTGGCCcgtctaatctaagttttttttttaatttttgtatcaaatgggttaatttaatgtaaaaaatgaggagtccaatataaataaacaataaaaaacataatcatataactaaaaacaattcaaatttataagtcatttatgtaatataccatGACCACGTATGGTCCATTACTAACTAGGTTATATAACcatagtttagagaaaattcaattagaatcaaaattagattttacttttgttagctttccacacaaattaaattgtttagatttttgttattattttttctctgaaCTAATGAACATATTTTTTGTACAGTTTCTATTTAGATATTTGTATGCAAAGATATTGAACGTAACAAACTGTAATTAAGCTAAACAATCTCATACACCTATCCCCATTCAATTTAAGAGATATTGTttgaccaatttattattttattttgtgttgtatttaatagaatttcacagacaataattgtgaattgatattgtatatttagatccaatttttcaaaattatatacgtaATAGCAATGCAATGAGAAAATTGGCGTaaccaatatcatgaaaattgcaagaaaaaactattttagtacctCCAAATGTACTTGTCAAACTATGTCCTACATGTTTAATAGCACAAGCTAGTATGAATAGCATCACTACAATTCAATATTCATATGTGTAAACatgggttacatactagtaaatattaaaagacaaaactaagaaaaagtctaattagattctaaattggattctaattgtcgtctaattttgtgtcatgtgtcttatttaagcatttttatttttttgttctagGTGAGTTAATGTTGTGCAAAAGATGAAGAGTCTAATTAATTAAACCATAAAAACcccaataaacaaataaaaaaagagtaaactcacgcgggtgtgtgtgtgtataaaaactagaataaaaaataaaagagagggaATGAGAGAGTAAAACTCATCTATGACTCAAAAATTGTATGATTTTTACACTAGCTATAATTTGAAcgcatataaatatatatataaataaatatatatatatatatatatatatatatatatatatatatatatataattgtgattgtttgtaTATGTACCGTACATATGCAAGGGTTATACGCTAGTTTATAGCTAATGTAGTTGCTCTCAATCTACGTTCGAGTAAATTCGCAATATTTTATCTTGGCTTATGTTGTTTTGGATGAGGCATTACCAATTCCTCATTAAATGCCTTAATCGATGATAACTGGTCTATCAAACTCAAGTAAAATTATTTCAGCAATCCAACAAGATCGATGTCAATTTGACTTTAgcttttatgtacaattttttggaacctcacttttttttcccctttttattccacttttttaaagtacaaatatactttaacatatttttagcaaaaagctaaataagctACTGCCAAACACACACATGCGTGTATTGCCAATTGTACCATGTGCAGAGCAAACAATCAGTCAAATGACACAACAAATTCACAACATATTTCATAATTGCTAAGGTAAGTTGTGATTAGTATACAATAAACTTGATGTTAATGGTGACAGATCATTGTTGCAGATCAAAACTAgaacataacatcatacaaaaaaaataaagaagtatGGAGAGGAAAATGTCTGGATAGAGAAAGAAGACAGATGGGGTCCTGCCCTATTGTATTTGTATTAGGTTTTTGATCAACCAAAAACCCAAGTTTGATTCTAATGTATATCTCATTTTAGGCTGAAACTACATCTCACTCATTGGCATCAAAAGCCAACAAACTGGTATTAGAATccaaacaaattataaaaaaaaatctaataaattagATCTTGtaccaaaaacttaaattattaaGAAGTGTTGATTAAAATCCCACTTGGTTGGGCATTTGAGTTGGGCAAACACATGTTTTAAGACCAAAATGTGAAAAAACATGTGTTTGGCTAGCAATTTTTTAAGaagttgcatttttttaaatgcccAAAACCTGGGCAGCTGCTTTTCTTGAAACACCATTTTAAAACACAACTCACGTTTTCGCAACAGCCTATCCAAATGCGCTCTAAATTTACTTTGATACGGTCATCTATTAGCATTTCATCCAAAAGTTTAAACCATTTAAGCTCAAATGATTTAATCGTTTAACTCAACAATAAATTCAATCATTATTGTAACAGTAATTACTTTAAAGGTTTAAACAACCGAAGaaagtgaaaagtgaaaacaaaagaaattataagAATCCCCTGCAACCTCAAAGAACCGGACTCCTGGCTGCAACTCCAAACTTGGCTCTTCTTATATTAGAACGCCGTTTCTTGTACACAAGCCCTCCCAAAAACAAAGCTCCTGCTGCAGACATCACTCCAATCGCTATTCCTGCCTTCTGTCCACCATTCAGTCCTCTACAAGAAGAAGAGCCTCGTGTTGTAGGCGAAGGAGGAGgacgaggaggaggaggagactGAGGCGGAACAACTGTTGGAGGTGAAGAGGGTGTTGGATTTGGCACTGGAGCATGTACAGGCGATGAAGAGGGTGGTGATGAACAAGTGTTGAAGTCAGGGAAGAGAAGCAATAGAAGAATAGAAATGAAACACAGTTTGCACAGTCCTGCCatgacagtaaaaaaaaaaataaatgtacatATGATAATGAGTTTAATTTGGAGAGTATACATATagctatgtatatatatatatgtgtgtgtgtgtgtttcggGAAAACTGATTAAACAAGTAGGTACCTATGAGTATAAACGTCCTAATAGAGTGACAGATATAAAGGTCCTTGGATTTTCTCTCTTGGGTTATTCTTGGAGGATATAAAGTGTATTACGCCGGTTAAATATGAAATGGAAGACTCTGCATGGTTTGCCAGCTAGCTTATCATATCATTATCATACACTCAGTTTCAGGACTTCCAAACAGAAAAGGCTTGCAGGCCTGTGTGAATTTAACTGGCCAACCCTTTTTTCTAGCtgtgaaaaaaattgatgtCTCCTTGTTATTCTTTTTGACTTCTGGGATATGAGAAAAGTGATTGATAATTAGCtttaccccttttttttggaaagactGATGTGATTCATGATATATAATGTGCACAAAAAATACCTTTTGTAACAATTATACCAAGCCATCaatgaaataatacaataagTAAACGTCACATGattcaattttatattcttttgttaGAATTGATCCTATCAACCTTTCACATGATATTATTGGATTGTTATATTATGGATGATTtgtatagatgcacatcattggtaTCGTTTTGCTATGTATTTGCAGACATGTTCTGTTGTGCAAAGGAACAATTTGATATAAACAATATAGCTacctttttttatgtttaatccATAAAATTTTCCCCTTCTATATATATGATGGCAAGTATCATGGAATTGTTTTAGAGAGTAGAGATGGACAATTCTAATCTTACTAATTGGATATATGAACAGCTCTTCCAGTTAGTTCCTTcttaatcaaattcaaaatgtcAAAGACCTGCGGGAAGAGAAcaattaccaataaaaaaaattagaaccatTATGCACCCAATGATTAcctcataaaaacaaaagttagatatcaagagccttgtaactcaactagtaCTCTTGATATTTCCAATAGAGAGGTCTAGAGTTCAAATCACCCCATCccccaattatcaaattaattataaaaaaataaaataaaattattagggggggaggggggtggcAGATAGCTAGAGAGTGACAATAAGCACAAAGATGATTAAATGAAATATATGCAAATAATGTgacattatcttttttttggaatgaaaaatattgttccattgaaagaaaaaacattaCTATACGGTGAAATAAGACCTAATAAGAATGTTACCTCAAAGTACTGCTGCAAAGCTGGTGAATAGTGCTGCAGTGTTGTATATATCTTCTCAAGTAGGCCTAGAAGGACATCCACTTGATCACCTAGCAAATCTACCTATACCCCAAAACAAAGAAGTAAGATTTTTAGGCAAACGTGCATGACAACAGATTCAAGGAAGATCTTCAGGACATCTATATAGAAAATCAACTTTACATGTTGAAGCCTCATTAAAATAGAAGACAAACTGGCCGACTCAGCATGATTGTTTCTACCAACATGTTAAGGATGAACAAATAATGTGAGGAACATGATTGTATTTCAGAACCTCAAGTTCAGCCTTCTGCAGATTCTGGCATTTCCTAACAAAGGCCTTCCGGTAAAGCAATTCCGTATTTCTCAAAGAGGCCACTAGCCCAATAAGCGGATCTAAATTGTACTTCACTTCTTCCAACCTATAAATAAGTATTACAGCAGCCTAATTAGTCAAAAAAAAAGTACGACTGATTTTGAAAGACAATATAATgtgattgcatacaataaaaaCGATTAAATGCATGTCATAGTTATGTGCTAAGAAGTTTTATTCTCCTCAAGCTAGTAGGAAAACAGAAAACAggaaacctaaaataaaaaaaaaaaaagacatatatGTTTTACTGTGATTAGTGATATAGGAGAAGGAAGTAATCTGTTTAAATTTCTAATCTCATGACTTTCATATGCTAAACTTACGCCAGAAAGTACAAACTAGAAAGCAATTTTAAAAACTACTATGATTTCCAAGTTGCAGTCAGAAACAATTCATATAATTCTCAACACCAAAAGGCCACTATCAATGTTTCAGAGAATTTCAAATGAAGTATAAGCAAGAGATGATGGTTTACAATGATATAAGTTCATGAATAAGTGAAGTACCTCAGAATGTTCATCCTTAAATTTTTGTGTGCCATGTGCTCAAAATCCACTAGCGCTTGCATAAATCCCAGGAGAGGTGATAAGATAGAAACTGGTGTATCTAACTGCTCCTCTTCATTATCTTTTAAAGAGTGAAAGGAGGGCTGTCCAACATGTTGAACACCAACTCTAGGAGTCATCTGATCATGACCCTTTTCTAAATCACCAATGCCAACGCCTAAACAAGATCCCAATTCACCTAATAGTGTCTTACTCGAGACCAATTGTTGCAAGgccttctctagcttaccgctTACTGAACTGAAAGTGTGTTCCTCATCAATTGGAAACTCTTCAAATATCTGATGCCCATCTATCTCTTCACTTTTCAAGCCCAAAAGGTCAAGCTGTGTAGTGTATTCCTTTAATTCAGAACTTGCACTTAGCATCAGATTTTCCCCCAACTGAAAAGATTGTGACAGAGAATCTAGTTGTTGAATTAAATTCCCCTCTCCAGTAGCCTGTAGATCATTATATATCTCATTAGGAGAGGGCATGTCTCCATTAAGATTTTCTTGAATTCCGGACTCATCTTCTCTATGTAAGACAAAGGCATCTTTCACTGCCTCTACAGTGACAAACTTAAATATGTCTTCCCATATTAGACTCTCCATATTATATGCATCTATGCCCATCTTCAATTCCTTCACCATCTCCCTAAATAAAAGCATACAGACATCCTCCTTTACAAGACTTTCTGCACTTAGGAAAAACTCACTGGTACTGGCAGCGCTACCAATACTTTTGATGGTTTCACCAAAGACTACCCTATATATCTCTTTATTGAAGCTTTCAGTGATATAACCTTCTGCgcattttctttgttctttaaaaatttCCCTGAACAAGGCTGCCTGTAAATCCTCCTCTACAGCGCCCTCTACACTAAATAACTTGTTAGTAGATGTTGAGTCTTCTACCAAATTACTAACAGCCCCGATATCTTGAAACTCAAATAATGTGAAGTCATGATTTGAGCCATAATTCTTCAATGCCTCGCTAAAGACAATGAAAAATATCTCTTTTCTGATATGGGCATCAATTCTGTCACTTTCAAAGTTCTCGTTCCACTGCCTCACCATTTCCCTGAACACGTCTTTATATATGTCCTCACGTATCAAGTTCTCTAAATCATAGTAGTATGATTCAATGTTAACTTCTTTCATCAAACCTTTGAGAAGGGTAATATGGATCTCCTCCATTATCATGGTTTGCAAATCTGCATCTTCTTTGTCTTGTCTTAGCCTCCATATCTCATTTCGTTGCTCTTCCCGTAATACATAAGAAACTGTAACTTTATCAATCTTCTCCCAGACATCTGCCAAATTATCAGTGTTCTCTCGAAATTGTAATTCCCTCTTCTCAAGAAAATTCTCATCCCCATGTGCAGCTTCATGGTAGCCTAAAGTTTTTCCCAGCTTAGTGTTCCAATCCATTAAATTGTCCAATCTCACAACAACTTCTCGGATTCGTCTTTTCAGGCTTTGAGTGTCCTTTTCTCTCCTGAATGAAAACTCTTTTTCTCGAAGAATTTCTCTCTTAAGCCAATTCAGCTCTTCactttttttctgaataaaagACTCAtgattttttatcatcttaGCCACATGGTGACTTTCAGCCACTTCTTGTTCCTTCTCAGTAAGCTTTTCCTTATGATCTGCCTCTTCAACTTTCAAGGAGGATTTTCGTACTTTATTGCAATCATTTTCAGGTGAAGACTTTTCTCCTTCTACATTAGAAATTGTATTGCCTCCTGCAAGTGATGGAGCGGTTGAAGCATTATGTGCCTTAACAC from Castanea sativa cultivar Marrone di Chiusa Pesio chromosome 6, ASM4071231v1 includes:
- the LOC142640140 gene encoding uncharacterized protein LOC142640140 — protein: MDEFFGGMDGRFRVSVTDSTMMCIVHQAMDKAHEKVKSKEGVVERLNEISKFYELAVMQLEGCLKFVQDETENCVLDSDQEEVLADLTEIRDRLKGRLKESELAISEKDRELTERMENELKLNQALELKERELDSLRAKLELERTKSEGIEEFVLGDEDRDGEFCELKHSVDQQVRNIKQKLGPDYKLIGEERNRGIDNKKIEQMGLDIDVLKETLDLAFAKMQSAIFLSRMGPIEQQWRWSIEKDTIYVLIKGLMRNFQESFEAKVKKQVLIGLNEHWSDLMNEVASLRCELEPLCSQNEMQGSSVKAHNASTAPSLAGGNTISNVEGEKSSPENDCNKVRKSSLKVEEADHKEKLTEKEQEVAESHHVAKMIKNHESFIQKKSEELNWLKREILREKEFSFRREKDTQSLKRRIREVVVRLDNLMDWNTKLGKTLGYHEAAHGDENFLEKRELQFRENTDNLADVWEKIDKVTVSYVLREEQRNEIWRLRQDKEDADLQTMIMEEIHITLLKGLMKEVNIESYYYDLENLIREDIYKDVFREMVRQWNENFESDRIDAHIRKEIFFIVFSEALKNYGSNHDFTLFEFQDIGAVSNLVEDSTSTNKLFSVEGAVEEDLQAALFREIFKEQRKCAEGYITESFNKEIYRVVFGETIKSIGSAASTSEFFLSAESLVKEDVCMLLFREMVKELKMGIDAYNMESLIWEDIFKFVTVEAVKDAFVLHREDESGIQENLNGDMPSPNEIYNDLQATGEGNLIQQLDSLSQSFQLGENLMLSASSELKEYTTQLDLLGLKSEEIDGHQIFEEFPIDEEHTFSSVSGKLEKALQQLVSSKTLLGELGSCLGVGIGDLEKGHDQMTPRVGVQHVGQPSFHSLKDNEEEQLDTPVSILSPLLGFMQALVDFEHMAHKNLRMNILRLEEVKYNLDPLIGLVASLRNTELLYRKAFVRKCQNLQKAELEVDLLGDQVDVLLGLLEKIYTTLQHYSPALQQYFEVFDILNLIKKELTGRAVHISN